The following proteins are co-located in the Bacteroidales bacterium genome:
- a CDS encoding 2Fe-2S iron-sulfur cluster-binding protein, with product MSEKIKFILDDKVCYATPGQTIMDAARDNGVFIPSLCYVEDIKPAGSCRICNVKVNGRNMTACTTPVAEGMVVENNLPDLEDMRKAIVEVLFVAGNHFCPACEKSGNCELQALGYRYQMMVPRFPYEFPLKGVNAGSKFIYHDRNRCIMCKRCIRTVLKDGKPVFAFNQRGGHHLHIELDVNLANQLTEAEALKAMDMCPVGAIIKKERGYYSPIGQRKYDFDEIGTDLVKKL from the coding sequence ATGAGCGAAAAAATTAAATTCATATTAGACGATAAAGTCTGTTACGCCACTCCTGGCCAGACGATTATGGATGCCGCCAGGGATAATGGTGTTTTCATTCCATCATTATGTTATGTCGAGGACATTAAACCTGCCGGATCTTGCCGCATATGTAATGTCAAGGTAAACGGAAGAAACATGACTGCCTGCACTACTCCCGTCGCTGAAGGAATGGTTGTGGAGAATAACCTCCCGGACCTTGAGGATATGCGTAAAGCTATCGTAGAAGTACTTTTTGTTGCAGGGAACCATTTTTGTCCTGCCTGCGAAAAAAGCGGCAATTGTGAACTTCAGGCATTGGGTTATCGCTACCAGATGATGGTGCCGCGTTTCCCGTATGAGTTTCCACTAAAAGGGGTCAATGCCGGAAGTAAATTCATTTATCACGACAGGAACCGCTGCATTATGTGCAAGCGCTGCATCAGGACCGTTCTTAAGGATGGGAAACCGGTATTTGCTTTTAACCAGCGTGGCGGTCATCACCTCCACATTGAATTGGATGTGAATCTGGCCAACCAGCTGACCGAAGCTGAAGCGCTCAAGGCTATGGATATGTGCCCTGTTGGAGCCATCATCAAAAAAGAAAGAGGATACTATTCCCCAATCGGGCAAAGAAAATATGATTTTGATGAAATTGGGACAGACCTTGTTAAGAAATTATAA
- the hypF gene encoding carbamoyltransferase HypF translates to MKASTAKSIHISGLVQGVGFRPFVYRLAIYNNISGWVENGNDGVRIHAEGLDEDLEKFIAGLSEEAPAASQILDIIVQTGELQYNKTFQIKKSGDYSDEVTEISPDIALCDKCLADMKSQAHRIDYPFINCTNCGPRFSIIQGLPYDRAKTTMDPFKMCPICRKEYADVMDRRFHAQPVACNHCGPNYELTHGEATYNGIDNILTETARLIMSGKILAVKGMGGFHLACDATSEAAVSLLRQRKNREGKPFAVMFKSLADTKKFLEVSHDEEEALVSWRRPIVILKNRKHNLNLAKSVSNGFDTTGAMLPYMPIHYLLFERLDIPAIVLTSGNLSDEPVIIDNHEAIEHLSSVADAFLSYNREIYNRTDDSVMMFAGSQSQGRLIRRSRGYAPSPVNLSIGVDGIFATGAELVNCFCLGKDRKAIMSQHIGDLKNLKTLDFYTDSLNRFQRLFRVKPSLVVCDLHPDYLSTRFAEEYAAMNGNLPLIRVQHHHAHLASCMAEHNVDEKVIGISMDGVGYGTDGHSWGFEVMICDLLDFERKTHLEYVPQPGGDKATFEPWRMALAFLYQYVDHDIEKSDLPIIQHIGLEKVRIIKTAIENNINVPLTSSAGRLFDAVAAMTGLCRYSAFHAEAPMRLENIIDINESGCYDFHIGNTIDPGPLIRSIVRDIKDKVPAGKISAKFHRSVVEVIIQIADELRSESGIKIVVLSGGTFQNGFLLSETEKRLRNNNFQVYTPCIFPSNDGGIALGQLMIAAKRRAVGKPDSFFM, encoded by the coding sequence ATGAAAGCCTCCACAGCAAAATCAATTCATATTTCCGGCCTCGTTCAGGGGGTTGGTTTCAGGCCATTTGTTTACCGCCTTGCCATTTATAACAATATAAGCGGGTGGGTGGAAAATGGCAATGATGGGGTCAGGATCCACGCCGAGGGATTGGATGAGGATTTGGAGAAATTTATTGCAGGACTTTCAGAAGAAGCGCCTGCAGCTTCACAAATACTGGATATAATTGTCCAGACAGGCGAATTGCAATATAATAAAACCTTTCAGATAAAAAAGAGTGGCGATTATTCGGATGAAGTAACGGAGATAAGCCCTGATATTGCCTTGTGCGATAAGTGCCTGGCTGATATGAAATCGCAAGCTCACCGTATTGATTATCCTTTTATTAACTGCACCAATTGCGGTCCCAGGTTTTCCATTATTCAGGGACTCCCCTATGACCGGGCTAAAACAACCATGGATCCTTTTAAGATGTGCCCAATATGCAGAAAAGAGTACGCAGATGTCATGGATCGAAGGTTTCATGCGCAACCGGTTGCCTGCAACCATTGTGGCCCGAATTACGAATTAACTCACGGCGAAGCAACTTATAACGGGATTGACAATATATTAACCGAAACTGCCAGGCTGATCATGTCAGGCAAAATCCTTGCTGTAAAAGGCATGGGAGGTTTTCACCTTGCCTGTGATGCGACGAGTGAAGCAGCAGTGAGTTTGCTCAGGCAAAGAAAAAACCGGGAAGGAAAGCCTTTTGCGGTAATGTTTAAAAGCCTGGCAGATACAAAGAAATTTCTGGAAGTAAGCCATGATGAAGAAGAAGCATTAGTATCCTGGCGCAGGCCAATTGTAATTTTAAAAAACAGGAAACATAATTTAAACCTGGCAAAAAGCGTGAGTAATGGTTTTGACACGACAGGTGCCATGCTGCCCTATATGCCAATACATTACCTGCTATTTGAACGGTTAGATATTCCAGCCATCGTTTTAACGAGCGGCAACCTTTCAGACGAGCCTGTCATCATTGATAACCATGAGGCTATTGAGCACTTGAGTTCTGTTGCAGACGCTTTCCTTAGCTATAACAGGGAAATATATAACCGCACTGATGATTCCGTGATGATGTTCGCCGGGAGCCAGAGCCAGGGCAGGCTTATCAGGAGGTCCAGGGGATATGCACCATCACCGGTAAACCTTTCCATTGGTGTTGATGGAATTTTTGCTACCGGAGCCGAACTGGTCAATTGTTTCTGCCTGGGCAAGGACCGTAAAGCTATAATGAGCCAGCATATCGGGGATTTGAAAAACCTTAAAACCCTTGATTTTTATACGGATTCATTGAACCGCTTTCAGCGGCTGTTCCGCGTGAAGCCCTCTTTGGTTGTATGTGACCTTCACCCCGATTATTTATCTACCAGGTTTGCGGAAGAATATGCAGCTATGAATGGAAATCTTCCGCTTATCCGCGTGCAGCATCATCATGCCCACCTGGCTTCCTGCATGGCCGAACACAATGTGGATGAGAAAGTTATCGGGATCAGTATGGACGGTGTCGGTTATGGAACAGACGGTCATAGCTGGGGCTTTGAAGTGATGATCTGTGATTTGCTGGATTTCGAGAGAAAGACTCACCTGGAATATGTGCCTCAGCCCGGCGGAGACAAAGCCACTTTTGAACCCTGGCGCATGGCCCTCGCATTTTTGTATCAATATGTCGATCATGATATAGAGAAATCAGATTTGCCAATTATTCAGCATATCGGTCTTGAAAAAGTCAGGATTATAAAGACTGCCATAGAAAATAACATCAATGTTCCCCTGACATCGAGTGCCGGCCGGCTATTTGATGCGGTGGCAGCTATGACCGGTCTATGCCGGTATTCAGCGTTTCATGCTGAAGCACCAATGCGATTGGAAAATATAATTGATATTAACGAATCCGGCTGTTATGATTTTCATATCGGTAACACAATTGACCCTGGTCCGTTGATTCGAAGCATTGTCCGGGATATTAAAGATAAGGTGCCAGCCGGGAAAATATCTGCCAAGTTTCACCGTTCGGTTGTCGAAGTCATTATTCAAATCGCAGATGAGCTTCGGTCTGAATCAGGTATTAAAATAGTTGTACTTTCAGGAGGCACTTTTCAAAACGGGTTTTTGTTATCGGAAACCGAGAAAAGATTGCGTAACAATAATTTCCAGGTATATACACCCTGTATCTTCCCTTCCAACGATGGTGGCATAGCCCTCGGGCAGTTAATGATAGCTG
- a CDS encoding PKD domain-containing protein, with product MKRVLLITTLTGIFFLALAVLFPGCKKDNSNPVIVSVAVNPSSIAASGSVNVTVTATDSDGDALTYAYTPNGGAINGAGASVSWTAPSQAGTYSVTVTVTDGKGGTATGSGTLTVTAVSTVTTINGTAYFPAGVSGDLSNSKVSIYTTLDNWNWNQPIKFVGAIGSGASVTFSMVDVLPGNYYLDVWKDIDNGATWSSGDFVGWYGSGGLGSPALTEFQIIQGETKNFSVQMYIIAKGAKLPK from the coding sequence ATGAAAAGAGTCTTACTCATTACAACATTGACAGGCATTTTTTTCCTGGCTCTCGCAGTCCTATTTCCTGGCTGCAAAAAAGATAACAGCAATCCGGTAATTGTATCAGTTGCTGTTAATCCTTCCAGCATCGCGGCCAGTGGCTCCGTTAACGTAACTGTTACAGCAACTGATTCGGATGGCGATGCCTTGACGTATGCTTACACCCCAAACGGTGGTGCCATCAACGGGGCTGGCGCTTCAGTCAGTTGGACTGCACCCAGCCAGGCAGGTACTTATTCAGTTACTGTTACGGTCACGGATGGTAAAGGAGGCACAGCCACCGGTTCAGGCACCCTTACGGTCACTGCTGTAAGCACCGTCACGACCATTAATGGTACAGCCTATTTCCCGGCAGGTGTTAGTGGTGATCTTTCCAACTCTAAGGTCAGCATTTATACAACGCTGGATAACTGGAATTGGAACCAGCCCATCAAATTTGTGGGTGCTATTGGTTCAGGCGCTTCTGTTACTTTTTCGATGGTTGATGTGCTTCCTGGCAATTATTACCTCGATGTATGGAAAGATATTGACAATGGTGCTACTTGGTCATCAGGAGACTTTGTCGGATGGTATGGATCAGGTGGCCTGGGAAGCCCGGCATTGACCGAATTCCAGATTATTCAGGGCGAGACAAAGAACTTTAGTGTTCAGATGTACATCATTGCCAAAGGTGCTAAACTACCCAAATAA
- a CDS encoding Ni/Fe hydrogenase subunit alpha gives MSQKITIEPVTRVEGHGKVTIRLDDQNNVSQTRLHIVEFRGFERFVQGRPYWEAPVLVQRLCGICPVSHHLAAAKALDVIVGAGTGEGLTPTGEKMRRLMHYGQMFQSHSLHFFHLASPDLLLGIDADPAIRNVIGIAIHHRDLAIQGVMMRKFGQEIIAATAGKKIHGTGAIPGGINKHLTIEERNHFLIGPDPMNIDKMIDWSIGALNFFKTYYKKNKEFIDSFAYFPSNHLSLVRKDGALDLYHGVIRAVDTDGKKILNDIDYQNYTDYIEEEVKAWSYMKFPYLKELGPQKGWYRVGALARLNTCDFIPTPLAQKEFEEFKSLTNGKPNNHCMHYHYARLIEILHSAEEMKKLLNDPDLLEGPLVTKGTKTNEGVGLIEAPRGTLFHHYKINEYDQIIMANLIVSTTHNNEPMNRSVNHVAKSWMNGKTQITEPMMNAVEVAIRAYDPCLSCATHALGQMPLDISLFDKDNNLLDRKRT, from the coding sequence ATGTCTCAGAAAATCACTATAGAACCCGTCACCAGGGTGGAAGGCCATGGAAAAGTCACCATCCGACTCGACGATCAAAATAACGTTTCACAGACAAGGCTTCATATTGTGGAATTCCGCGGCTTCGAGCGCTTTGTCCAGGGGCGGCCTTATTGGGAAGCCCCGGTTTTGGTTCAGCGTCTCTGCGGAATTTGCCCGGTGAGCCACCACCTGGCGGCAGCCAAAGCATTGGATGTGATCGTTGGCGCCGGTACGGGCGAAGGCCTCACACCGACCGGAGAAAAAATGCGCCGGCTAATGCACTATGGACAAATGTTCCAGTCACATTCGCTGCACTTCTTTCACCTTGCCTCTCCTGACCTGCTTTTGGGAATCGATGCCGATCCCGCTATCAGGAATGTCATTGGGATCGCTATTCATCACAGGGACCTGGCAATCCAGGGTGTGATGATGAGAAAATTCGGTCAGGAGATCATTGCCGCGACGGCAGGTAAAAAAATACATGGAACAGGCGCTATACCAGGTGGTATCAACAAGCACCTCACCATTGAGGAAAGAAACCATTTCCTGATAGGCCCGGACCCGATGAATATTGATAAAATGATCGATTGGTCAATCGGTGCTCTTAATTTCTTTAAGACTTATTACAAAAAGAATAAAGAATTCATCGATTCATTTGCCTACTTCCCCTCCAACCATCTCAGCCTGGTGCGTAAAGATGGCGCACTGGACCTTTATCATGGTGTTATTCGTGCAGTTGATACTGATGGGAAGAAAATCCTTAATGATATTGATTACCAGAATTATACTGATTATATTGAGGAAGAGGTCAAGGCGTGGAGCTATATGAAATTCCCTTATTTGAAGGAATTAGGCCCGCAAAAAGGATGGTACAGGGTAGGTGCGCTGGCCAGGTTGAACACCTGCGACTTTATTCCAACTCCTCTTGCTCAGAAAGAATTTGAAGAATTTAAATCCCTGACAAATGGTAAACCGAACAACCATTGCATGCATTACCATTATGCACGATTAATTGAAATTCTTCATTCGGCTGAAGAAATGAAAAAATTATTGAATGATCCTGACCTTCTTGAAGGACCACTTGTCACAAAAGGAACCAAAACGAATGAAGGTGTCGGTTTGATCGAGGCACCCCGTGGTACCCTTTTCCATCATTACAAGATCAATGAGTATGACCAGATCATTATGGCCAACCTTATCGTTTCAACCACACATAACAATGAGCCGATGAACCGTTCAGTGAACCATGTGGCTAAATCATGGATGAATGGTAAAACTCAGATTACCGAACCGATGATGAATGCCGTTGAAGTGGCTATCAGGGCTTATGATCCTTGCCTGAGTTGTGCTACGCATGCATTGGGTCAGATGCCTCTTGATATTTCACTTTTTGATAAAGATAATAACCTGCTTGACAGGAAGCGGACATAA
- a CDS encoding alginate export family protein, translated as MKKVLIFFIFGLLIISQTKGQFTLKGEFRPRFEYRGGYGEILSKDEKPILTISQRSRLSAYYQTGIFSFGFGIQDVRVWGDDDMYSSTGVTGSKSSIDLNEAWLGIKPYQNGLIKIGRQYWIYEDERLLSSRGWNQSEIKYDAVLFQHIQDKLQFDVGLSWNNLSEKNYYDEYTSAKMKSLNFIYLKKGITNWLNVSVMALASGFTATDTTPDINWQGTYGGYLGIKKGGLSAMVSGFYQNGKNRKGLETSAYMFAISGDYIFKKAFSIGAGIDYLSGNDQKKINYPDYGEKSHSFDNLYGVRHRVFGHLDLFNNLPKATGDGGIMDIFLRLKWNPVTNTTLAADFHFFSLENNVIDALPPMQTSYIPKGLGQELDLNISWDISKIVNLKGGYSCYLVTDSMEKLQGIEPGNSRFPSWVWVMITAKPVFLEK; from the coding sequence ATGAAAAAAGTACTGATATTTTTTATTTTCGGACTGTTAATCATTTCACAAACGAAAGGACAATTTACGCTGAAAGGAGAATTCAGACCCCGTTTTGAATACCGGGGAGGCTATGGGGAAATCCTTTCGAAAGATGAAAAACCAATTTTGACAATTTCTCAGAGAAGCAGACTATCGGCTTACTATCAGACCGGGATTTTCTCATTCGGGTTTGGAATCCAGGATGTCAGGGTTTGGGGGGATGATGACATGTATTCTTCAACCGGCGTTACCGGGAGTAAGTCCAGTATCGACCTGAATGAAGCATGGTTGGGGATTAAACCTTATCAGAATGGATTGATTAAAATTGGCAGGCAATACTGGATTTATGAAGATGAGCGGTTACTTTCATCGCGTGGATGGAATCAAAGCGAAATTAAGTATGATGCAGTCCTTTTCCAGCATATCCAGGATAAATTGCAATTTGATGTGGGACTATCCTGGAATAACTTATCTGAAAAAAATTATTATGATGAATATACCAGCGCTAAGATGAAATCATTGAATTTCATATACCTGAAAAAGGGCATCACAAACTGGCTTAATGTTTCGGTAATGGCCCTTGCGTCTGGGTTTACTGCTACTGACACGACACCTGATATAAACTGGCAAGGAACTTATGGCGGTTACCTGGGGATAAAAAAAGGAGGGCTTAGTGCCATGGTCAGTGGTTTTTACCAGAATGGGAAAAACAGGAAAGGATTAGAGACCAGTGCTTATATGTTTGCCATCAGCGGTGATTATATTTTTAAGAAGGCCTTTTCAATTGGTGCAGGAATTGATTACCTGTCGGGTAATGATCAGAAGAAAATCAATTATCCCGATTATGGGGAAAAGTCTCATTCTTTTGATAATCTTTATGGAGTCAGGCACAGGGTTTTTGGGCACCTGGATTTATTCAATAATCTGCCAAAAGCTACCGGTGATGGCGGGATTATGGATATATTCCTGAGATTAAAATGGAATCCGGTAACCAATACAACACTCGCTGCAGACTTTCATTTTTTCAGCCTTGAGAATAACGTGATTGATGCATTGCCTCCCATGCAAACCAGTTACATACCAAAAGGACTCGGACAGGAACTCGACCTCAATATTTCATGGGATATCAGCAAAATAGTGAATTTGAAAGGAGGTTATTCTTGCTATCTCGTTACAGATTCCATGGAAAAACTCCAGGGAATTGAACCCGGTAACTCGAGGTTTCCTTCCTGGGTTTGGGTGATGATAACTGCAAAACCTGTTTTCCTCGAGAAATAA
- a CDS encoding NAD(P)H-dependent oxidoreductase subunit E, with translation MESKIKAIITKFNYDRTRLMDILHEVKDEFGYISAEAVRHIAVFLKMSEVEVEQTISFYHFYSMSPVGKYAVYLNNSAVACMMGRAEIAKTFEKEVGIPFNSVTADGLIGLWDTADIGMNDQEPAAIINDVIFTGLTPSKVRELVGAFRSGKDVTELVTKYGDGENSHPKIKAMVHNHLMKKGPVLFSDYELGMAIRKAVNLTPEQVIDEVKRSNLRGRGGAGFPAGLKWEFCRKSRGPAIYLLCNADEGEPGTFKERVILTELSKQLFEGMIVAGYALGAKEGVLYLRYEYRYLVAYLEQMLQEMRAGNLLGKNIAGKQGFNYDIRIQLGAGAYVCGEESALIESMEGKRGEPRNRPPFPVQKGYLDMPTVINNVETLSAVVKIMVKGADWFKAMGTKESAGTKLLSISGDCKHPGVYEIEWGITIRELLEMAGANSVQAVQVGGPSGTCINPTQFQREISFEDLATGGSMIVIGKQRNLLKDVVVNFMDFFIEESCGSCTPCRSLTVILRNKLQKILDGHGSRADINELYQWTKYMKAANRCGLGQTAANPVLSTIENFRQLYEDLVIPEEEFVSTFNMEEAVADSCAYVGRIPIFEHH, from the coding sequence ATGGAATCAAAAATAAAGGCCATTATCACAAAATTCAATTATGACAGGACACGGCTCATGGATATTTTGCATGAAGTGAAAGATGAGTTTGGTTACATTTCTGCGGAGGCTGTGAGGCATATCGCTGTTTTTCTTAAGATGTCGGAAGTCGAGGTGGAACAAACAATTTCCTTTTATCATTTTTATTCGATGTCACCTGTTGGGAAGTATGCCGTTTACCTTAACAACAGCGCCGTAGCCTGCATGATGGGGCGGGCTGAGATCGCAAAAACATTTGAAAAAGAGGTGGGAATCCCGTTTAACTCCGTTACGGCAGACGGCCTGATCGGCCTTTGGGATACTGCAGACATCGGGATGAATGACCAGGAACCTGCTGCTATTATCAATGATGTAATTTTTACCGGACTTACTCCTTCTAAAGTACGGGAACTGGTTGGTGCTTTTCGTTCAGGTAAAGACGTGACAGAATTGGTTACAAAATATGGAGATGGCGAAAACAGCCATCCAAAGATCAAAGCCATGGTCCATAACCACCTGATGAAAAAAGGACCGGTTTTGTTTTCTGACTATGAACTGGGCATGGCCATCCGTAAAGCTGTGAATTTGACACCTGAGCAGGTAATTGATGAAGTGAAGAGATCAAACCTAAGAGGTCGGGGAGGCGCCGGATTCCCCGCTGGTTTGAAGTGGGAATTTTGCCGCAAATCAAGAGGTCCTGCCATCTACCTTCTTTGCAATGCCGATGAAGGAGAACCCGGAACTTTTAAGGAAAGGGTCATATTGACCGAGTTGTCTAAACAGTTGTTCGAAGGAATGATCGTTGCCGGGTACGCTTTGGGAGCTAAAGAAGGGGTCCTTTATTTAAGGTACGAATACCGGTATCTTGTTGCTTACCTTGAACAAATGCTTCAGGAAATGCGTGCCGGCAACCTCCTGGGGAAAAATATAGCAGGCAAGCAGGGATTTAATTACGATATACGGATACAGCTCGGAGCCGGAGCCTATGTTTGCGGAGAAGAATCTGCCCTGATAGAATCGATGGAAGGAAAACGCGGCGAACCTCGTAACCGCCCGCCTTTCCCGGTTCAAAAAGGTTATCTGGATATGCCTACCGTCATTAATAATGTTGAGACATTATCCGCAGTAGTTAAAATTATGGTGAAAGGGGCAGACTGGTTCAAAGCGATGGGAACCAAAGAATCTGCCGGGACGAAACTGCTCAGTATATCCGGCGATTGCAAGCATCCCGGAGTTTATGAAATAGAGTGGGGGATTACAATCCGGGAACTGTTGGAAATGGCCGGGGCAAATTCTGTTCAGGCTGTCCAGGTTGGTGGCCCTTCTGGTACTTGCATAAACCCGACACAGTTCCAGAGAGAAATATCATTTGAAGATCTTGCTACAGGCGGATCAATGATCGTGATCGGGAAACAACGCAATTTGCTGAAAGATGTAGTGGTCAACTTCATGGATTTCTTTATTGAAGAATCCTGTGGTTCTTGCACACCTTGCCGTTCCCTTACTGTGATCCTCAGGAATAAACTGCAAAAAATCCTCGATGGGCATGGTTCCCGTGCCGATATCAATGAACTGTACCAATGGACCAAATATATGAAAGCTGCTAACCGCTGTGGCCTTGGACAAACTGCTGCCAATCCTGTACTTTCAACCATTGAAAACTTCAGGCAGCTCTATGAAGACCTCGTTATCCCCGAGGAAGAATTTGTTTCAACATTTAACATGGAAGAAGCCGTTGCCGATTCCTGTGCGTATGTGGGGCGGATCCCTATATTTGAACATCATTGA
- a CDS encoding dihydroorotate dehydrogenase-like protein, which yields MDLSTTYMGLKLRNPLIVSSSRITSTVEDIKKCADYGAGAIVLKSLFEEQFIADPNRLIDQDESYFWYPEAIEFISQHSKEHGIKGYLKLIHGAKEQTNIPIIASINCVTATEWPRYAKELVEAGADGLELNVFIVPKDERTSSAEIEDLYVKIVEEVRKNVDIPIAIKIGPFFSNAFNTTKRLCQAGVNGMVVFNRFYRPDIDIDTEEITRPNYLSCPQEMGQPLRWVSLFSTRVKCDIAGNTGIHDGSGMIKMILAGASAVQVCSTLYINGLGYIDTMISDLQKWMTWKGYEKIDDFKGKLTKHHENIAAFERVQFLKQALGE from the coding sequence ATGGATCTTTCAACGACTTATATGGGGCTTAAGCTTCGCAACCCCCTAATTGTCAGTAGTTCAAGAATAACCAGTACAGTCGAAGATATTAAAAAATGTGCCGACTATGGCGCAGGCGCCATCGTCTTGAAATCACTGTTTGAGGAACAATTTATTGCAGATCCCAACCGGCTGATAGACCAGGACGAGAGTTACTTCTGGTATCCTGAAGCGATTGAATTCATAAGTCAGCATTCAAAGGAGCATGGGATCAAAGGATACCTTAAACTGATACATGGAGCAAAAGAACAAACCAATATCCCGATTATCGCCAGTATTAATTGTGTCACCGCCACCGAGTGGCCCCGTTATGCGAAGGAATTGGTTGAAGCCGGCGCGGATGGTCTGGAGTTAAACGTTTTTATCGTGCCAAAAGATGAAAGAACCTCCAGTGCCGAAATCGAAGATCTTTATGTTAAAATAGTCGAGGAGGTAAGGAAGAATGTCGATATTCCAATTGCAATAAAAATCGGCCCTTTCTTCAGCAATGCATTTAATACTACCAAACGCCTCTGTCAGGCCGGAGTCAATGGCATGGTTGTATTTAACCGTTTTTACAGGCCGGATATTGACATTGATACGGAAGAAATCACCCGGCCGAATTATTTGAGCTGCCCGCAGGAAATGGGCCAGCCTCTTCGTTGGGTATCCCTTTTCTCCACACGCGTTAAATGTGATATTGCCGGAAATACCGGGATTCATGACGGAAGTGGCATGATTAAAATGATATTAGCCGGTGCATCAGCAGTTCAGGTATGCTCAACATTATATATCAATGGGCTCGGTTATATTGATACGATGATCAGTGATCTGCAGAAATGGATGACCTGGAAAGGTTATGAAAAAATCGACGATTTCAAAGGAAAATTAACGAAACATCATGAAAATATAGCTGCATTTGAAAGGGTTCAATTCCTGAAACAAGCACTTGGAGAATAA